The following are encoded together in the Bacillus alveayuensis genome:
- a CDS encoding propanol-preferring alcohol dehydrogenase (product_source=KO:K13953; cath_funfam=3.40.50.720,3.90.180.10; cog=COG1064; ko=KO:K13953; pfam=PF00107,PF08240; superfamily=50129,51735) yields the protein MKAAVVNEFKKELEIKEVEKPTLEEGEVLVQIEACGVCHTDLHAAHGDWPVKPKLPLIPGHEGVGIVVEVGKGVKSIKVGDRVGIPWLYSACGECEYCLTGQETLCPHQLNGGYSVDGGYAEYCKAPANYVARIPDNLDPVEVAPILCAGVTTYKALKVSGAKPGEWVAIYGIGGLGHIALQYAKAMGLNVVAVDISDEKSELAKKLGADITINGLKEDPVQAIHEQVGGVQAAISVAVTKKAFEQAYQSVKRGGCLVVVGLPHDDLPIPIFNTVLNGVTVKGSIVGTRKDMQEALDFAARGKVRPIVETAALEDINDVFHRMEKGQINGRIVLNLKEGTR from the coding sequence TGAGGCGTGTGGTGTTTGCCATACAGATTTGCACGCCGCACATGGTGATTGGCCAGTCAAACCAAAGCTGCCTTTAATTCCAGGCCATGAAGGTGTCGGAATTGTCGTAGAGGTTGGCAAAGGGGTTAAATCGATTAAAGTTGGAGATCGTGTCGGCATTCCTTGGTTATATTCTGCATGTGGTGAATGTGAATATTGTTTAACTGGTCAAGAAACGCTTTGCCCACATCAATTAAATGGCGGATATTCTGTCGATGGCGGCTATGCCGAATATTGTAAAGCACCTGCTAACTATGTTGCGAGAATCCCTGACAATTTAGATCCTGTTGAAGTTGCACCAATCCTTTGTGCAGGTGTTACGACATATAAAGCATTAAAAGTTTCTGGGGCAAAACCTGGTGAATGGGTGGCCATTTACGGTATTGGGGGGCTCGGCCATATTGCCTTACAATACGCAAAAGCGATGGGGTTAAATGTTGTTGCTGTTGACATTAGTGACGAAAAATCGGAACTAGCCAAAAAATTAGGTGCTGACATTACGATTAATGGTTTAAAAGAAGATCCTGTACAGGCAATTCACGAGCAAGTGGGTGGCGTACAGGCAGCTATCAGTGTGGCCGTAACGAAAAAAGCATTTGAACAAGCCTATCAATCTGTTAAACGCGGAGGATGCCTAGTGGTGGTTGGACTTCCACATGATGATTTACCAATTCCAATCTTTAATACGGTGTTAAATGGGGTTACTGTAAAAGGATCCATCGTCGGAACTAGAAAAGATATGCAAGAAGCCTTAGACTTTGCTGCGCGCGGAAAGGTTCGCCCTATTGTTGAAACAGCTGCATTAGAAGACATTAATGATGTATTTCATCGAATGGAAAAAGGCCAAATTAACGGCCGCATCGTCTTAAACTTGAAGGAGGGAACAAGATGA
- a CDS encoding two-component system NtrC family response regulator (product_source=KO:K02481; cath_funfam=1.10.10.60,1.10.8.60,3.40.50.2300,3.40.50.300; cog=COG2204; ko=KO:K02481; pfam=PF00072,PF00158; smart=SM00382,SM00448; superfamily=46689,52172,52540), protein MKNILIIDDEKEVGNFFRHLLEEKGYTVKVGLNGEDFKKFIQQDLFDLALIDVKLPDTNGLELLKQLKATHPLCKVVIMTGYSTVKTAVEAIKNGASDYIEKPFDDITQLEQTLENLLSDEEASSQTDVDKLADTLGFIIGNNQGMNELVKLARKIAKKNINVLIEGETGTGKEVLAHFIHHMSLRYDQPFIRINCGAVSETLLESELFGHEKGAFTGAIKQKKGIFEVANNGTLFLDEIGEASQAIQVQLLRVLETGEYIRVGGESIRKTNTRIIAATNKNLAQAVQEKTFREDLLYRLDVVKLSIPPLRKRMEDLPLYLDHFLKKLGASHLAFSNESIKLMKSYSWPGNVRELFNIVKRAVTLADGETNTITPKYLPDKLKSNSDSQKNEWNLVNDDLEAYLTEWTNQILSFWKEQDHIDLEKVLASVKNLEKQIGRLFVLKALKKHAGNRKQTAEDLNISNRKLRYLLNEKGKM, encoded by the coding sequence TTGAAAAATATACTCATTATCGATGACGAGAAAGAGGTCGGAAACTTTTTCCGCCATCTTTTAGAAGAAAAGGGATACACTGTAAAAGTGGGATTAAATGGAGAGGACTTTAAAAAATTCATTCAACAAGACTTGTTTGATTTAGCCTTAATTGATGTAAAGCTTCCCGATACAAATGGCCTCGAATTGCTGAAACAATTAAAAGCAACACACCCTCTTTGCAAAGTTGTGATTATGACGGGATATAGTACAGTGAAGACAGCCGTAGAAGCTATTAAAAATGGGGCGAGCGATTATATTGAAAAGCCTTTTGATGATATTACGCAATTGGAACAAACATTGGAAAATTTATTAAGCGACGAGGAAGCTTCATCCCAAACGGACGTTGATAAATTAGCTGATACGCTAGGGTTTATTATTGGAAACAATCAAGGGATGAATGAACTAGTGAAGCTAGCTAGGAAAATTGCTAAAAAAAATATTAACGTGTTAATTGAAGGAGAAACGGGAACAGGAAAAGAAGTGCTTGCCCATTTTATTCACCATATGAGCTTAAGATACGATCAGCCTTTTATTCGTATCAATTGTGGAGCTGTTTCAGAGACTTTATTAGAAAGTGAATTATTTGGACATGAAAAAGGTGCTTTTACAGGAGCTATTAAACAGAAAAAAGGAATTTTCGAAGTAGCGAATAATGGAACGTTATTTTTAGATGAAATTGGTGAAGCGAGCCAAGCAATTCAAGTACAGCTATTAAGAGTATTAGAAACCGGGGAATATATTAGAGTAGGCGGCGAATCAATCCGCAAAACGAATACACGCATTATTGCAGCAACAAATAAAAATTTAGCCCAAGCTGTACAAGAAAAAACGTTTCGAGAGGATCTATTATATCGTTTAGATGTCGTAAAATTAAGCATTCCCCCGCTGAGAAAAAGAATGGAAGATTTACCACTATATCTTGATCATTTTTTAAAAAAACTAGGCGCTTCTCACCTAGCCTTTTCAAATGAAAGCATTAAACTTATGAAAAGCTATTCATGGCCAGGAAATGTAAGAGAATTATTTAACATCGTCAAAAGAGCTGTGACCTTAGCAGATGGGGAGACCAACACGATTACTCCAAAATATTTACCCGATAAATTGAAATCAAATTCAGATTCCCAGAAAAATGAATGGAATCTTGTGAATGATGATTTAGAAGCATATTTAACAGAATGGACCAATCAAATATTATCTTTTTGGAAAGAGCAAGATCACATTGACTTAGAAAAAGTATTAGCTTCCGTAAAAAATTTAGAAAAACAAATCGGACGATTATTCGTTTTGAAAGCCTTAAAAAAACACGCCGGAAACCGTAAGCAAACAGCAGAGGATTTAAATATTTCGAATCGTAAGCTAAGATATTTATTAAACGAAAAAGGGAAAATGTAA
- a CDS encoding two-component system NtrC family sensor kinase (product_source=KO:K02482; cath_funfam=1.10.287.130,3.30.450.20,3.30.565.10; cog=COG0642; ko=KO:K02482; pfam=PF00512,PF02518,PF13426,PF13492; smart=SM00065,SM00091,SM00387,SM00388; superfamily=55781,55785,55874; tigrfam=TIGR00229), whose translation MLLQERQQMINKLTGVQSSKKSYYNEMKIMVRELKKKNMQLEVINEVNRSFNIDMSMDEMLKNIFEKLKSFFPLERISLSLYENDMLTLSNVYPLHSLYYPIGFVFPKQNSLYWQAIQSLKKIFFQMKEDNPFYVEKKGYQSLGIQSALVIPLVSKEVKIGVLSIGSNKVNNFDDSDLSFFQQLSDQIAVCIENARLYHKVLTNQKEWEETFRAVSDMIFITDLEGNILRSNDAAKEYFQSDFIDQNIQDLLRIEDKKSFQEKYLSINQNIYQEIHIENYVYEFRSFPIVNRNQEAYAYIIYINDISEKRKMEAQLVQSAKLAAIGEMAAGVAHELNNPLTAILGNSQLLLRTVREDHSSYKLLTDIYSCGKRCKSIIQNLLTFSRQDEYLFEECSINEAVEQVLGIIGDQIQHQQIIIEKELNESTNPILGNIQQIGQIILNLLINAKDALEEKGIERKVIKIETKEMIENDQKWVCLSVKDNGIGIQKQFLQEIFNPFYTTKRPGKGTGLGLSVSLGIAETHGGTIHVNSQYGEGSEFILKLPAKQ comes from the coding sequence GTGTTATTACAAGAACGGCAACAAATGATCAATAAATTAACAGGTGTCCAGTCATCGAAAAAAAGCTACTACAATGAAATGAAAATCATGGTAAGGGAACTCAAAAAGAAAAACATGCAATTAGAAGTCATCAACGAGGTCAATCGGAGCTTTAATATCGACATGTCGATGGATGAAATGCTGAAAAATATTTTTGAAAAGCTGAAAAGCTTTTTCCCACTCGAACGAATCAGCCTATCTTTGTATGAAAATGATATGCTGACATTATCCAATGTTTACCCTTTACATTCATTATATTATCCCATTGGCTTTGTTTTCCCGAAGCAAAATTCTTTGTATTGGCAAGCAATTCAATCGCTTAAGAAAATTTTTTTTCAAATGAAGGAAGACAATCCTTTTTATGTAGAGAAAAAGGGCTATCAATCCTTAGGCATTCAAAGTGCTTTAGTCATCCCACTCGTAAGCAAAGAAGTAAAAATAGGTGTCTTAAGTATAGGAAGTAATAAAGTCAATAATTTTGATGATTCAGATCTCTCTTTTTTTCAGCAGCTATCTGATCAAATCGCTGTATGTATTGAAAATGCCCGCCTTTATCATAAAGTCCTGACAAATCAAAAAGAATGGGAAGAAACGTTTCGGGCTGTATCTGATATGATATTTATTACAGATTTAGAAGGAAATATATTGAGATCAAATGATGCCGCAAAAGAATATTTTCAATCGGATTTCATTGATCAAAATATACAAGACTTATTAAGGATAGAGGATAAAAAGTCCTTTCAAGAAAAGTATCTTTCGATCAACCAAAATATTTATCAAGAAATTCATATTGAAAACTATGTTTACGAGTTCCGCTCCTTTCCAATCGTCAATAGAAATCAAGAAGCTTACGCTTATATTATTTATATTAATGATATTTCAGAAAAACGAAAAATGGAGGCGCAATTAGTTCAGTCTGCTAAACTAGCCGCAATTGGCGAAATGGCAGCTGGAGTTGCCCATGAATTAAATAATCCATTGACTGCCATTCTTGGAAACTCCCAGCTATTATTAAGAACCGTTCGAGAGGATCATAGTTCTTACAAACTTTTAACCGACATTTACTCATGCGGAAAACGGTGTAAATCGATTATTCAAAACTTGCTAACCTTCTCACGACAAGATGAATATTTATTTGAAGAATGTTCGATCAATGAAGCAGTCGAACAAGTATTAGGGATTATCGGGGATCAAATTCAGCATCAACAAATTATCATTGAAAAAGAACTGAACGAATCGACCAATCCTATTTTAGGAAATATTCAACAAATTGGACAAATCATTTTAAATTTATTAATCAATGCAAAAGATGCTCTTGAGGAAAAAGGTATAGAACGAAAAGTAATCAAAATCGAAACAAAAGAAATGATCGAAAATGATCAAAAGTGGGTATGCCTTTCTGTCAAAGATAATGGAATCGGAATACAAAAGCAATTTCTTCAAGAAATATTTAACCCTTTTTATACAACAAAACGACCCGGTAAAGGAACGGGACTAGGTTTGTCCGTTAGTTTAGGAATTGCGGAAACACATGGAGGGACCATTCACGTAAATAGCCAATATGGGGAAGGCAGTGAATTTATATTAAAACTCCCAGCAAAACAATGA
- a CDS encoding 1,3-propanediol dehydrogenase (product_source=KO:K00086; cath_funfam=1.20.1090.10,3.40.50.1970; cog=COG1454; ko=KO:K00086; pfam=PF00465; superfamily=56796) — MMNIHKFIMPEIIFGNGAIDQVGNSCLRLGASNVLIVSDQGISEAGWLEAVMKSCEKAGLKYETFIDITVNPKDIEVDKGRDLYLQKECDAVIGIGGGSAIDAAKAIALLATNGGNIHDYEGVDKITHPLPPQVMIPTTAGSGSEVSQFSIILNTEQKKKMTIISKSLIPDIAIIDPETLVTKSAHLTASTGIDVLTHGIESYISLAATPLTDVYARNSIALVANNLRPSVASKLNKEAKTNMAMASLQAGIAFSNAILGAVHAMSHAVGGRYPILHGDVNSILLPHVMEFNLIANPPKFADIAYQLGVKACDMSHMEAGKTAIEFVKQLIHDVGAPTKLSEIDVKKEEIPQMSISALNDACMITNPRDVTVETIEELFRKAW, encoded by the coding sequence ATGATGAACATCCATAAATTTATTATGCCGGAAATTATTTTTGGAAATGGGGCCATTGATCAAGTCGGGAATAGTTGTTTAAGGCTGGGAGCATCTAATGTGTTGATTGTCAGTGATCAAGGCATATCGGAAGCAGGATGGCTTGAGGCCGTCATGAAAAGCTGTGAAAAAGCAGGTTTAAAATACGAAACCTTTATCGATATTACGGTGAACCCAAAAGATATTGAGGTCGATAAAGGGAGAGATTTATATTTACAAAAAGAGTGTGATGCCGTGATTGGCATTGGAGGGGGAAGCGCCATTGATGCCGCTAAGGCGATTGCCTTGCTTGCGACAAATGGCGGTAACATTCACGATTATGAAGGAGTCGATAAAATTACCCATCCCCTGCCACCGCAAGTGATGATTCCGACCACAGCCGGATCAGGTTCTGAAGTGTCGCAATTTTCCATTATTTTAAATACAGAGCAGAAGAAAAAAATGACGATCATTTCTAAATCATTAATACCAGATATTGCTATTATTGATCCCGAAACACTTGTCACGAAAAGTGCACACTTAACAGCTTCCACCGGAATCGATGTTTTAACACATGGGATCGAATCTTATATTAGCTTAGCTGCTACCCCTTTAACAGATGTGTATGCGAGAAACTCCATCGCGCTTGTGGCCAACAATTTACGGCCTTCCGTAGCATCTAAATTAAATAAAGAAGCGAAAACAAATATGGCCATGGCAAGCCTGCAGGCAGGAATCGCTTTTTCCAATGCTATTTTAGGAGCTGTGCATGCTATGTCTCATGCTGTAGGTGGCAGATACCCGATTTTGCATGGTGATGTCAATTCAATTTTGCTACCACATGTGATGGAATTTAACTTAATAGCCAATCCGCCAAAATTTGCAGATATTGCTTACCAGCTAGGAGTAAAAGCTTGTGATATGTCTCATATGGAAGCGGGAAAAACAGCGATTGAATTTGTTAAGCAGCTCATTCATGATGTTGGTGCACCAACAAAATTATCGGAAATTGATGTCAAAAAAGAAGAGATTCCGCAGATGAGCATTTCTGCTTTAAACGATGCATGTATGATTACAAACCCTAGAGATGTAACAGTTGAAACAATTGAAGAATTATTTAGAAAGGCTTGGTAA
- a CDS encoding acyl-CoA reductase-like NAD-dependent aldehyde dehydrogenase (product_source=COG1012; cath_funfam=3.40.309.10; cog=COG1012; pfam=PF00171; superfamily=53720) has product MSTVQAPLKEKVEKFSREEIFGPVIAALPYEDLDELIERANNSNYGLAAGVWTRDVAKAHYIANNLRAGTVWVNCYNVFDAASPFGGYKESGIGREMGSYALDNYTEVKSVWVAIN; this is encoded by the coding sequence ATGAGCACAGTTCAAGCCCCATTAAAAGAAAAAGTAGAAAAGTTTTCCCGAGAGGAAATATTTGGACCTGTTATTGCTGCTCTACCATATGAAGATTTGGATGAATTAATTGAGCGGGCCAATAATTCCAATTATGGATTGGCCGCTGGTGTTTGGACGCGCGACGTAGCCAAGGCTCACTACATTGCGAACAACCTCCGTGCCGGAACAGTTTGGGTGAACTGCTACAACGTTTTTGACGCAGCTAGCCCATTTGGTGGATATAAAGAATCAGGAATAGGAAGAGAAATGGGATCCTACGCTTTAGATAACTATACAGAAGTAAAAAGCGTTTGGGTCGCTATTAATTAA
- a CDS encoding TRAP-type C4-dicarboxylate transport system permease small subunit (product_source=COG3090; cog=COG3090; pfam=PF04290; superfamily=103473; transmembrane_helix_parts=Inside_1_10,TMhelix_11_33,Outside_34_42,TMhelix_43_65,Inside_66_84,TMhelix_85_107,Outside_108_126,TMhelix_127_149,Inside_150_162), producing MEKIIHMLSKGLHYVAQLILALMMFMVTFDVLGRWLFHRPIKGTVDFTELGLCIVIFLGLAYTHLQNEHITVDFIVEKFPKKIQWIFESVINLLIAGLMVLVAWSLLENSQRLLNSNTVTGDLGLPVYVFAILAAIGAVVFALTALLYTIDYAQKVVKDHES from the coding sequence ATGGAGAAAATCATTCATATGCTTAGCAAAGGGCTACATTATGTAGCCCAACTCATTCTTGCACTTATGATGTTTATGGTGACATTTGATGTACTTGGCCGCTGGCTTTTTCATCGCCCTATCAAAGGGACAGTCGATTTTACGGAGCTTGGGCTATGCATAGTCATATTTTTAGGTTTAGCTTATACACATTTGCAAAACGAGCATATTACTGTTGATTTTATAGTTGAAAAATTCCCGAAAAAAATTCAATGGATTTTTGAAAGTGTTATCAATCTATTAATTGCAGGATTAATGGTTCTGGTTGCATGGAGTTTATTAGAGAATTCACAACGGTTATTGAATTCAAATACTGTAACAGGAGATTTAGGTTTACCAGTGTATGTATTCGCCATCCTAGCTGCAATAGGGGCAGTTGTTTTTGCTTTAACCGCATTATTATATACCATTGATTATGCACAAAAGGTGGTAAAAGATCATGAGTCCTGA
- a CDS encoding DNA-binding transcriptional MerR regulator (product_source=COG0789; cath_funfam=1.10.1660.10; cog=COG0789; pfam=PF13411; smart=SM00422,SM00871; superfamily=46955,55136): MENKFSIGQMSKLHNVSVKTLRYYDEIDLFNPIQVDPENGYRYYSIEQFKLLDIINYLKMLGVPLKEIKKQISNRDIDDFLQTLCNHKEIMENKIKELEISKKKLEARIKEFEEAKNLTNIGSPYVKTIDERTIIQIREKIRSFYDLELSVRKLKKQSYQFASIFIGKVGFTLSEDHFKRKSFFDYSSIFLILEEVEKGQIYGAHHMVTTLPKGDYACIYFRGGHLTAPTYVQLLHDYIQQKNYQIKGDFIIRTIFDQFITKNEEEYLSEIQVQIEA, translated from the coding sequence GTGGAAAATAAGTTTTCGATAGGTCAAATGTCAAAACTCCACAATGTTTCTGTAAAAACATTGCGGTATTATGATGAAATTGATTTATTTAATCCGATTCAAGTGGATCCGGAAAACGGGTATCGCTATTATTCCATTGAGCAATTTAAATTATTGGATATTATTAACTATCTAAAAATGTTAGGCGTTCCGCTTAAAGAAATAAAAAAACAAATTTCTAACCGTGATATCGATGATTTTTTACAAACATTGTGCAATCATAAGGAAATAATGGAAAATAAAATAAAAGAATTAGAAATCTCAAAGAAAAAATTAGAGGCAAGAATTAAAGAGTTTGAAGAAGCGAAAAATTTAACCAATATAGGTTCACCATATGTTAAAACGATAGATGAGAGAACCATTATCCAAATACGAGAAAAGATTCGTTCATTTTACGACTTGGAACTTTCTGTAAGAAAATTAAAAAAGCAATCCTATCAATTTGCTTCCATATTTATTGGAAAAGTGGGATTTACACTTTCAGAAGATCATTTTAAAAGAAAAAGCTTTTTTGATTATAGTTCGATTTTCCTCATCTTAGAAGAGGTAGAAAAAGGGCAAATTTACGGTGCACATCATATGGTAACAACTCTTCCAAAAGGGGACTATGCCTGTATTTATTTTCGTGGTGGACATCTTACCGCACCAACATATGTTCAATTGCTTCATGACTATATACAACAAAAGAATTATCAAATAAAAGGAGACTTTATTATCCGAACAATTTTTGACCAATTTATCACTAAAAATGAAGAGGAGTATTTATCTGAAATACAAGTGCAAATCGAAGCATAA
- a CDS encoding 3,4-dihydroxyphenylacetate 2,3-dioxygenase (product_source=TIGR02295; cath_funfam=3.10.180.10,4.10.1270.10; cog=COG0346; pfam=PF00903; superfamily=54593; tigrfam=TIGR02295) — translation MANKNFDIVRLHHVEVTVTDLDRARHFYCEGLGFIETESDEQHIYLRAIEDANHHCLILTKGEQASLKHIAYRVSADKDLDELDKLFTSLGIKKRWIAPGEEKGQGRALRIQDPGGIPVEFFYEMDKAERMLQKYHLQGNVKIKRIDHANCLITNIDELYDWYSNHLGFKTSEYTVRKEGDHENIWAAWMHRKPSVHDLALISETGPRYHHTGFWMDDAKSILDACDHLASLGYYSNIERSPGRHGTSNAFFVYLRDPDGNRIELYTGDYFTNDPDWEPIKWDLDDPQRATFWGALPPESWRNEAVPVEDIFTGELLPIVSFRKKEKI, via the coding sequence GTGGCTAATAAAAACTTTGATATCGTTCGTTTGCATCATGTAGAAGTAACGGTAACAGATCTAGATAGGGCGCGCCATTTTTACTGTGAAGGCTTAGGATTTATTGAAACAGAATCAGACGAACAACATATTTATTTAAGGGCTATTGAAGACGCTAATCACCATTGTTTAATACTAACGAAAGGCGAGCAAGCAAGTTTAAAGCACATCGCTTATCGTGTAAGCGCTGACAAAGATTTGGATGAGTTAGACAAATTGTTTACAAGTTTAGGCATTAAAAAACGTTGGATTGCTCCTGGGGAGGAAAAAGGTCAAGGCCGTGCGTTACGTATCCAGGATCCAGGGGGAATACCTGTAGAATTCTTTTATGAAATGGATAAAGCTGAAAGAATGCTGCAAAAATACCATCTTCAAGGCAATGTAAAAATTAAACGAATTGACCATGCAAACTGTTTAATTACGAATATTGATGAACTTTACGATTGGTATAGCAACCACTTAGGATTTAAAACTTCTGAATATACTGTTAGAAAAGAAGGAGATCATGAAAATATTTGGGCCGCTTGGATGCATAGAAAACCTAGCGTTCATGATTTAGCGCTTATTAGTGAAACTGGTCCGCGATATCATCATACTGGATTTTGGATGGATGATGCTAAATCGATTTTAGATGCATGTGATCATCTTGCTTCTTTAGGATATTATTCAAATATTGAACGTTCTCCAGGAAGACATGGTACCTCCAATGCTTTCTTTGTTTATTTAAGAGATCCTGATGGAAACCGTATTGAATTATATACAGGAGATTATTTCACGAATGATCCGGACTGGGAACCAATTAAATGGGATCTTGACGACCCGCAGCGCGCAACGTTTTGGGGAGCATTGCCACCTGAAAGCTGGAGAAATGAAGCAGTACCAGTTGAAGATATTTTTACAGGTGAGTTGCTTCCAATTGTTTCGTTCCGAAAAAAAGAGAAGATTTAA
- a CDS encoding tripartite ATP-independent transporter DctM subunit (product_source=TIGR00786; cog=COG1593; pfam=PF06808; tigrfam=TIGR00786; transmembrane_helix_parts=Outside_1_4,TMhelix_5_39,Inside_40_59,TMhelix_60_82,Outside_83_96,TMhelix_97_119,Inside_120_139,TMhelix_140_162,Outside_163_176,TMhelix_177_199,Inside_200_224,TMhelix_225_244,Outside_245_248,TMhelix_249_264,Inside_265_284,TMhelix_285_307,Outside_308_321,TMhelix_322_344,Inside_345_350,TMhelix_351_373,Outside_374_406,TMhelix_407_429,Inside_430_434): MSPEMIGLIGIAVLIMLFLLKVPVGISLILVGLIGTSFIRGWDIAFTQLGRTPFDTASSYSLSVIPLFILMGMILSYTGLGRDLYSAVDSWIGHLRGGLAMATIGTAAIFSAISGSLNATTATVAKITLPEMKKYNYKPSLSTACVAAGGTLGILIPPSVILILYGILTREPIGKLLIAGIIPGILQMLIFMLTIAILVRRDSALAPVRAEKAAFSEKLNSLKNVWPFLGLFLISIGGIYLGVFTPTEAAGVGAFGALIFALISKKLDLHKLKMSFNESVRLTAYIFLILIGATLFSQFLTITRIPVKLTSFVANLDLNPYIILILILIALFILGCFVEGLSLIVLTLPIIYPIITELGFSGIWFGVIMVMAINIGSLTPPLGISVYVIKGVASDIPIQTIFRGVTPMIMAMVACIALLIAFPQLVTFLPSFMK; this comes from the coding sequence ATGAGTCCTGAAATGATAGGATTAATAGGAATTGCAGTATTAATCATGTTATTTTTATTAAAGGTTCCAGTCGGAATTTCATTAATATTAGTTGGGCTAATAGGAACTAGTTTCATTAGGGGTTGGGATATTGCGTTTACACAGTTAGGAAGGACGCCATTTGATACAGCGAGTTCATATTCTTTAAGTGTTATTCCTTTATTTATTTTAATGGGAATGATCTTGTCTTATACCGGATTGGGAAGAGATCTATATAGTGCTGTAGATAGCTGGATTGGACATCTGCGCGGAGGATTAGCTATGGCTACAATAGGAACAGCCGCTATTTTTTCTGCCATCTCAGGTTCTTTAAATGCGACAACCGCTACAGTTGCGAAAATTACTCTGCCTGAAATGAAGAAATATAATTATAAACCAAGTTTATCAACAGCATGTGTAGCAGCAGGTGGGACATTAGGAATACTTATTCCACCAAGCGTGATTTTAATTTTATACGGCATTCTAACAAGGGAACCAATTGGTAAACTATTAATCGCAGGAATAATACCGGGAATTTTACAGATGCTCATTTTTATGCTAACAATCGCCATCCTAGTTAGGCGCGATTCTGCTTTGGCACCTGTAAGAGCGGAAAAAGCCGCTTTTTCTGAAAAATTAAATTCCTTAAAAAATGTATGGCCTTTTTTAGGTTTATTTCTTATTAGCATTGGTGGTATTTATTTAGGAGTATTCACACCAACAGAAGCAGCTGGAGTTGGTGCATTTGGCGCCCTGATTTTTGCTTTAATATCTAAAAAGCTGGATCTTCACAAGCTGAAGATGTCTTTTAATGAATCCGTTCGGTTAACAGCATATATTTTTTTAATATTAATTGGTGCTACTCTTTTTAGTCAATTTTTAACAATCACGAGAATTCCCGTTAAGCTTACAAGCTTTGTAGCCAACCTTGATTTAAATCCATATATTATTTTGATTCTCATTTTAATCGCATTGTTTATCTTAGGGTGTTTCGTAGAGGGTCTTTCCTTAATTGTTCTTACATTGCCAATCATTTACCCAATTATTACAGAGTTAGGTTTTAGTGGGATTTGGTTTGGCGTCATTATGGTTATGGCAATAAATATTGGTTCATTAACACCTCCTCTTGGCATAAGTGTTTATGTTATTAAAGGTGTGGCTTCGGATATTCCAATTCAGACAATTTTTAGAGGGGTTACACCTATGATCATGGCTATGGTTGCTTGTATAGCGTTACTTATTGCTTTCCCTCAGTTAGTCACCTTTTTGCCAAGCTTTATGAAATAA